In one Carassius carassius chromosome 14, fCarCar2.1, whole genome shotgun sequence genomic region, the following are encoded:
- the tbxtb gene encoding T-box transcription factor T — protein sequence MASEASDCLEKSIQYRVDHLLTAVENELQAGSEKGDPTERDLKVSLDENELWQKFKELTNEMIVTKNGRRMFPVLKVNVSGLDPNAMYSFLLDFVAADNHRWKYVNGEWVPGGKPEPQAPSCVYIHPDSPNFGAHWMKTSVSFSKVKLTNKLNGGGQIMLNSLHKYEPRIHIVRVGGPQRMITTHSFSETQFIAVTAYQNEEITALKIKYNPFAKAFLDAKERSDHKDIIEDVSESQQSGYSQLSSWFLPATGSFCPSANPHAQFGSPLSLSSSHGCERYSTLRNHRSTPYPSPYSHRTTSPIGYSDSSTCLSMLSSHDNWSSLQMSSHSSVLPMGHSSPPNSNSSQYTSLWSVGNSPVTPVSQTGSIGGSLGSQFLRGSTGHYSSLAHQATAPSSGSPLYDPTAVPEVHEASQYDSSAHARLPTAWTQVTSPSL from the exons ATGGCATCTGAGGCCAGTGACTGTTTGGAAAAGAGCATCCAGTATCGGGTGGATCATTTATTAACTGCGGTGGAGAATGAGCTTCAAGCTGGCAGTGAGAAAGGAGATCCAACAGAAAGAGATCTTAAAGTCAGTTTGGATGAAAATGAACTTTGGCAGAAGTTCAAAGAACTGACCAATGAAATGATAGTGACCAAGAATGGcag GCGCATGTTCCCAGTGCTTAAGGTGAACGTGTCCGGTCTGGATCCAAACGCCATGTACTCCTTCTTACTGGATTTCGTGGCAGCAGACAATCACAGGTGGAAGTATGTGAATGGTGAATGGGTCCCGGGGGGCAAACCCGAGCCACAAGCGCCGAGCTGCGTCTACATCCATCCAGACTCGCCGAACTTCGGTGCGCACTGGATGAAAACCTCAGTCTCcttcagtaaagtcaaactcaCCAACAAACTGAACGGAGGTGGTCAG ATTATGCTGAACTCGCTGCACAAGTATGAGCCCCGTATCCACATCGTGCGCGTTGGTGGTCCACAGAGAATGATCACCACTCACTCGTTCTCTGAGACACAATTCATAGCAGTCACTGCCTACCAGAATGAAGAG ATTACAGCTCTCAAAATTAAATACAACCCATTTGCCAAGGCTTTCCTGGATGCCAAAGAAAG aagtgACCACAAGGACATAATAGAGGATGTCAGTGAAAGTCAACAGTCTGGCTATTCTCAAT TGAGTAGCTGGTTTCTGCCAGCCACAGGGTCTTTCTGCCCTTCTGCAAACCCTCACGCACAGTTTGGCAGCCCGCTGTCTTTGTCCTCATCCCATGGCTGTGAACGATACTCTACTTTGAGAAATCACCGATCCACACCATACCCCAGCCCATACTCCCACCGGACGACCTCTCCCA TCGGCTACTCTGACAGCTCCACCTGTCTGTCAATGCTGTCTTCTCATGATAACTGGTCCAGTCTGCAGATGTCCTCCCACTCCAGTGTGCTCCCGATGGGACACAGCTCTCCCCCAAACTCAAACTCCAG TCAGTACACCAGCCTGTGGTCCGTCGGGAACTCTCCTGTGACCCCAGTTTCTCAGACCGGAAGTATAGGCGGCAGTCTGGGCTCCCAGTTCCTCCGTGGCTCTACCGGTCACTACAGCAGCCTGGCTCACCAGGCAACAGCGCCCTCTTCTGGCTCTCCTTTGTATGATCCCACTGCTGTGCCTGAGGTGCACGAGGCTTCACAATATGACAGTTCAGCACATGCACGCCTTCCTACAGCCTGGACCCAAGTCACATCACCCTCCTTATAG